A region from the Leishmania panamensis strain MHOM/PA/94/PSC-1 chromosome 20 sequence genome encodes:
- a CDS encoding hypothetical protein (TriTrypDB/GeneDB-style sysID: LpmP.20.1840), producing the protein MTANPPSSAVDLLRFLALSLTVHTDAVCCAVDDVEAAIVESSTNDELLDTLEKELAVLLDRQRRLHVTRSVIALSQEERRRGMELRRSGQTSTQRYGHKRIQTSRTTSNISATQMHDTARYSSERFSRGVSPDKMEQGYGSSAVSTHACSTAASSAPLCAESEADSVDAQVERLKERIMHLDCYSLRGKLLQLEKQKKEVKEIDLEDLVTRVVDSFEFPAAVRALWCSGASPCLACSGIGSSAPHKRASQSCARSRDATLAQPATRKGGVINHTNVDLFLARACQRLSGRAADALQALASTSVSEQSAAAHVLGCMVYAAEFNASERADLAAVQQLQTMPRDTLSRLYDQCVRSSVCEAKLDGRCFGARGTVLAAQDFSALPADWATTQSLSQVPLDEILPPVRHLLAPRFSFADVAELKRLQAKRVELQEKIVNFLLGRQEKDEEFLQGISGSQRDRAVAAARLAVTEVTPASTSAHAWKTMVAAHGAEC; encoded by the coding sequence ATGACGGCAAATCCACCGTCTAGCGCCGTAGACCTGTTGCGTTTCCTGGCGCTCTCACTCACAGTGCACACCGACGCAGTCTGTTGCGCCGTGGACGACGTTGAGGCCGCCATTGTCGAGTCTTCCACGAATGATGAGCTCCTTGATACCCTCGAAAAGGAGTTGGCCGTCTTGCTCGACAGACAGCGGCGACTGCATGTGACCCGCTCAGTGATTGCCCTCTCACAGGAGgaacggcgccgcggcatGGAGCTGCGACGAAGTGGGCAAACCTCAACGCAGCGGTACGGCCACAAGCGAATTCAGACGTCCCGCACAACATCAAACATATCGGCAACACAGATGCACGACACGGCTCGTTACTCGAGCGAGAGGTTCTCCAGGGGTGTATCTCCAGATAAAATGGAGCAAGGATATGGGTCGTCAGCGGTGTCGACGCATGCCTGTTCGACGGCCGCATCGTCTGCGCCCCTGTGCGCGGAGTCAGAAGCAGACTCGGTTGACGCGCAGGTGGAGCGACTCAAGGAGAGGATCATGCATCTAGACTGCTACTCGCTGCGCGGAAAACTCCTTCAGCtagaaaagcaaaagaaggAGGTCAAAGAGATTGACCTCGAAGACCTTGTGACGAGGGTGGTAGATTCCTTCGAGTTCCCAGCCGCTGTACGAGCGCTTTGGTGCAGTGGCGCATCGCCATGCTTGGCCTGCTCTGGTATAGGGTCTTCTGCACCGCACAAAAGGGCCTcgcagagctgcgcacgCTCTCGAGATGCCACTCTCGCTCAGCCCGCTACTAGAAAGGGCGGTGTGATAAACCACACCAACGTTGACCTGTTTCTGGCGCGGGCATGCCAGCGGCTCTCTGGGCGCGCCGCTGACGCACTACAAGCCTTGGCATCGACAAGTGTCTCCGAGCAgagtgccgcagcgcacgtGCTGGGCTGCATGGTGTACGCTGCCGAATTCAACGCCAGCGAGCGCGCTGACCTCGccgccgtgcagcagctgcagacgaTGCCGCGCGATACCCTTTCCCGTCTTTATGATCAAtgcgtgcgcagcagtgTTTGCGAGGCAAAGCTTGACGGCCGCTGCTTCGGTGCTCGGGGCACTGTGTTGGCAGCACAGGATTTCAGCGCCCTCCCGGCGGATTGGGCGACAACGCAGTCGCTAAGTCAAGTGCCGCTGGATGAAATCCTGCCCCCTGTTCGGCATTTGCTGGCACCTCGCTTTAGCTTCGCAGACGTGGCGGAACTGAAGCGACTACAGGCGAAGCGAGTGGAGTTGCAGGAGAAGATTGTGAACTTTCTGTTAGGCAGGCAggagaaggatgaggagTTTCTGCAAGGCATATCCGGGAGCCAGCGGGAccgcgcggtggcagcggcgcgtctAGCGGTGACAGAGGTGACACCCGCGTCAACTTCAGCACACGCCTGGAAGACAATGGTTGCAGCGCATGGTGCGGAATGCTGA
- a CDS encoding 8-oxoguanine DNA glycosylase, putative (TriTrypDB/GeneDB-style sysID: LpmP.20.1850), producing the protein MMPPKLISGRGEPPPWRVLTSSLKAKVNLQLTLCGGQCFHWYPTPRCTFVGVLNHSVFELREVRCAAKLKKQDELRHVASQRRAPTLGKRRQESRSAPRASESDINVSKHFSCCWIEYRRLWPLADPQCFSEKVPMSTPSSSLWSTGAPPSLAIEESDEEMLSRYLSLDVDLDQLWQNWTASPQTRKHPLVQYLVGNRLQLHSLLSDRNQRVCEHDKAQKSLYISIRHVRQDLHSCLFSFLCSQNNNVTRITGMIYALCRAYGDQLCDVQLATAEVRTPCKSASDREHKLTKTELRRQTAAHKEDVIASPSLKPHRSSINAPGWLSMYSFPSLEQLSAATEEKLRMLGFGYRGKYIVDTIRFIQTQSPQQELQDNVMLKGQMHPPPHLMRQHGACYRNGFYSTVLGHHDHHHQHQRDMLLLLPGVGRKVADCVALFALNRTHIVPVDTHMAQVAAEYLVSPRAAVPAGRKRSRPGCLLLEGERYPCDDVLLEWRKQVEALKEKNGVSSTSVQTIKGGGRSASASPRSSRKTPVPPLYERHHNVIQDAFLKLFGNYAGWAHSILFYYRMHK; encoded by the coding sequence ATGATGCCACCGAAACTGATTTCAGGTAGAGGTGAGCCCCCCCCGTGGCGGGTGTTGACATCTTCTCTTAAAGCCAAAGTTAACCTTCAACTGACACTCTGCGGTGGCCAGTGCTTTCACTGGTACCCAACGCCGCGCTGCACGTTTGTCGGTGTGCTTAACCACAGCGTCTTTGAACTGCGCGAGGTGCGGTGTGCTGCAAAACTGAAAAAGCAAGATGAGTTGCGACACGTAGCATCGCAACGGCGAGCTCCGACGCTGGGGAAGCGGCGCCAAGAATCGCGCTCTGCTCCACGTGCCTCGGAGTCTGACATAAACGTCAGTAAGCACTTCTCATGCTGCTGGATAGAATACCGACGACTGTGGCCACTAGCTGACCCACAGTGTTTCAGTGAAAAGGTCCCTATGAGCACGCCATCGTCATCATTATGGAGCACAGGTGCACCACCGTCACTCGCCATAGAAGAGAGTGACGAAGAGATGCTGAGCCGctatctctctctcgatgTCGACCTTGACCAGCTGTGGCAGAACTGGACCGCCTCGCCACAGACTCGTAAACACCCTCTCGTGCAATACCTCGTTGGCAATCGTCTTCAACTACATTCCTTGCTCAGCGATCGCAACCAGCGTGTTTGCGAGCACGACAAGGCACAAAAAAGCCTGTACATCTCCATCCGCCACGTTCGGCAGGATCTGCACTcgtgcctcttctctttcctgtgCTCGCAGAACAACAACGTCACGCGGATCACCGGCATGATCTACGCACTCTGCCGTGCCTACGGCGATCAACTGTGTGATGTCCAACTCGCCACGGCGGAGGTGCGAACGCCGTGTAAGTCGGCTAGCGATAGAGAGCACAAATTAACAAAAACAGAACTCCGCAGGCAGACCGCTGCGCACAAAGAAGACGTCATTGCGTCTCCGTCTCTGAAGCCACACAGGTCAAGTATCAACGCGCCGGGATGGCTTTCGATGTACAGCTTTCCCTCACTCGAGCAGCTTTCGGCTGCCACAGAGGAGAAGTTGCGCATGCTCGGCTTTGGCTACCGTGGCAAGTACATTGTGGATACCATCCGTTTCATTCAGACCCAGTCACCCCAGCAGGAGCTCCAGGACAACGTGATGCTAAAGGGGCAGATGCACCCTCCTCCGCACCTCATGCGGCAACATGGAGCCTGCTACCGAAATGGCTTCTACTCGACTGTGCTGGGACACCAtgaccaccaccatcaaCATCAACGCGACAtgctgcttctcctgccGGGTGTGGGGCGTAAAGTGGCGGACTGCGTGGCGCTCTTCGCTCTCAACCGCACCCACATTGTCCCTGTGGATACGCACATGGCACAGGTCGCGGCGGAGTACCTCGTCTCGCCacgtgctgcggtgccggcggGTCGTAAGCGTTCTCGTCCAGGATGTCTATTGCTGGAGGGGGAACGTTACCCGTGTGATGATGTACTGCTGGAGTGGAGGAAGCAAGTAGAGGCTttgaaagagaagaacggTGTGTCGTCAACCTCTGTGCAGACAATAAAGGGCGGCGGAAGATCTGCGTCGGCCTCGCCGCGCTCCTCACGAAAAACGCCTGTGCCGCCCTTGTACGAACGGCATCATAACGTCATCCAGGATGCCTTCTTGAAACTCTTTGGCAACTACGCTGGGTGGGCCCACAGCATTCTGTTCTACTACCGCATGCACAAGTGA
- a CDS encoding hypothetical protein (TriTrypDB/GeneDB-style sysID: LpmP.20.1860), which translates to MTTASLLLTPSALQERDAPAVSHLTSSPLLVDVVPFEASLQRLLYEKVSTEEQLCSYSVQQAYRGLLYGVRAAKLSLAGVGTHGTNHDFALVSSNNGALHRGTILGAAMGTDAFVLRGWQAVLYRMALVATRSAADLECVIFLSTHILCDKATAYGQGNERPCCTHEWTEALLQGLPLGCDAKGGSEHKELDDRFARLVQANRRYQLGFLLILSNTLRMLATGHTEGQRLCTEHTVLLRGIAEEMLPAVAHYVEESMRESAMHAAKRASADGAASLPTRLAVEMNHLIVHCMHWLTTDVLSAHMDAEADSAMDGKGVALQSKRKKKRPLVLDRDQPACLWGCVTLLRNALRRSLRWLAEEFDNRGSRTASCPATALLSAVSQQLEQVFADAVKHQELLQNALLNATREFGGVTSANTRSLTEMMWAHTLQMNLLARNLTGVWVAVHGGLGLSTASLDLVLPAYKDVLMLIASTLLRVPALDDARESEWTTFMATDAALSACFALVAAAPTTTLQAELWATDSNVTQQVHGLLVQRALRFRNERVLRLASLLSRAVLEAAVRDGALAGFAADSSEQLLELLESEDDAASRCVGELLCVSILEHPYRLIPALFRMLQHGSAVTRRHVLEVLCNLPDLISETPSTEQDATEVHPLCFSALDTVVRCSGDHAKSVGARRRNVLRLLAENLLLQLQDEELCVRLLSSSLFAKVHPEDVLFPLLNLCMQQDATGRKQSAALSALTSIITAHTDTVETYLLLLQCGYQCHAAAIDDVSSGVIAFGKEKVGTENGGSEQSPTEMRRPTPQTPGDILSQALLYSVDCDAGETQDLFLTSASRTTTADKIDVAPCDAHGGTQRRKTAQLQTALLTLTDRWVQAAARSWTYVRHSLPLLQYLKHQANCTATDGADHGSDSDAPAVERLQWTTKYTLRLTATLTGLVDGGLSATGQDRLHLVHLRAIWDTFFARASATEGPPGDEWSCIIDGTGGVHSRDAESLPCLHAALLPLLSLRSCAPSTFAVADATFVEDAVASPEEGGDDDDGANVVRRLWCVLWRGATNGSTSGATFLATHPEIQRVVLEVLCRFPASLFFHAWSQWITAQAKYVAAANASISPDDELSTPRLFAYRVYLFGVSSYLAAASVQAAPRQSDLSVSTVGTLSTEHGGCQASDLQVVLGHCATLERLVNVTLPRWLMEEEENISVAFSSAQQVDSVGVAGGVVPRKGILQGSSEKAEAMRQRLCVAAVDAAAVIGVTRLIQPDVFTTSSSPPTPGDGSVSTLHILCTRLLEAPLRGLAKVYREPENCKTSKELPRHDGVVSEADWPLQLTRFQLGLRIHQRMLHAISLHPADAKGLLLCWFRGFLRPFVEVSNAACRSVVGRELHECSAAVDACSVIFQAVLLSCKINDATSPALTNSVEDKSTSSSPLLLRLAWEEREALVSFSLGCVRFTASAAVQTVGVRLLSAILVAAPELFLSMEALSTQTRTSTPPIGICPSAFPWGASADAQWPLSSAASALQSIALMHADRPTRVLADEVLRMLEKAATASST; encoded by the coding sequence ATGACCACGGCGTCCTTGTTGCTTACGccgtcggcgctgcaggaacgAGACGCGCCCGCAGTGTCCCACTTGACTtcctcaccgctgctggtggatGTGGTGCCTTTCGAGGCTTCTttgcagcgcctgctgtaCGAGAAAGTCTCTACAGAGGAGCAACTGTGCAGCTACTCAGTACAGCAGGCCTACCGGGGACTTCTGTACGGTGTCCGTGCAGCGAAACTGTCGTTAGCAGGGGTGGGGACGCATGGTACGAATCATGACTTTGCGTTGGTGTCGTCCAACAATGGCGCGTTGCATCGCGGCACCATTTTGGGAGCAGCGATGGGCACAGACGCATTTGTGCTTCGCGGGTGGCAAGCAGTGCTCTATCGCATGGCGCTTGTGGCCACTCGCTCTGCGGCGGACCTTGAGTGTGTCATCTTTTTAAGCACCCACATTCTCTGTGACAAGGCGACAGCGTACGGTCAGGGAAATGAACGTCCGTGCTGCACCCACGAGTGGACGGAAGCACTGCTTCAAGGACTGCCATTAGGGTGTGATGCAAAGGGCGGAAGCGAGCACAAGGAACTTGATGATCGATTTGCTCGCCTTGTGCAGGCAAACCGGCGGTACCAACTTGGATTTCTTCTCATCTTGTCGAACACGCTCCGCATGTTGGCTACCGGTCACACTGAGGGCCAGCGGTTGTGCACCGAGCACACGGTGCTACTCAGAGGCATTGCCGAGGAGATGTTACCAGCGGTTGCACACTATGTGGAGGAGTCGATGCGCGAGAGCGCAATGCATGCCGCAAAGAGGGCGAGTGCggacggcgccgcctcgctgccgacCCGACTGGCGGTGGAGATGAATCACCTCATCGTGCACTGTATGCATTGGCTGACCACGGATGTACTTTCGGCGCACATGGACGCAGAGGCCGACTCCGCCATGGACGGGAAAGGGGTAGCGCTCCAGtcgaaaagaaagaaaaagcgccCACTGGTGCTCGATCGTGACCAGCCAGCGTGTCTGTGGGGATGCGTTACGCTGCTTCGCAACGCGCTGCGACGCAGCTTGCGTTGGCTCGCCGAGGAGTTTGACAACCGTGGCTCCCGCACAGCATCGTGCCCGgcaacggcgctgctgtcggctgtctcgcagcagctcgagcaAGTGTTCGCAGATGCGGTCAAGCACCAGGAACTACTACAGAACGCACTCCTCAACGCGACACGCGAGTTTGGTGGAGTTACATCAGCCAACACGCGGAGTCTGACGGAGATGATGTGGGCCCACACACTACAGATGAACCTACTTGCTCGTAATTTGActggtgtgtgggtggctGTGCATGGAGGTCTGGGCCTGTCGACAGCATCGCTAGATCTTGTTCTTCCAGCGTACAAGGATGTTTTGATGCTCATTGCCAGCACCCTTCTGCGGGTGCCCGCGTTGGACgatgcgagagagagcgagtggACAACCTTCATGGCAACTGACGCGGCCTTGAGTGCGTGCTTCGCACTCGTCGCGGCCGCGCCCACCACAACGCTGCAGGCAGAGTTGTGGGCCACAGACAGCAACGTCACACAGCAGGTCCACGGTCTTCTGGTGCAGCGGGCCTTGCGGTTCCGCAATGAGCGGGTGCTCAGGCTAGCCTCGCTGCTTTCGCGCGCtgtgctggaggcggcggtgcgcgacGGCGCTCTCGCAGGATTCGCAGCAGACTCGTCTGAACAGTTGTTAGAGCTACTCGAGTCTGAGGACGACGCTGCGTCGCGGTGCGTGGGTGAGCTGCTGTGTGTATCTATCCTTGAGCACCCCTACCGCCTTATCCCTGCGCTGTTTCGTatgctgcagcacggcagcgcggTCACCCGGCGACAtgtgctggaggtgctgtgtAACCTACCAGACCTCATCTCGGAGACGCCCTCCACCGAACAGGACGCAACGGAGGTGCATCCATTGTGCTTCAGCGCACTGGACACCGTGGTACGGTGTTCTGGTGACCATGCGAAGTCTGTAGGTGCTCGTCGCCGCAACGTACTCAGACTACTAGCAGAGAACCTTTTGCTACAGCTGCAGGACGAGGAGCTGTGCGTGCGGCTTCTGAGCTCGTCCTTGTTTGCCAAAGTGCACCCGGAAGATGTACTGTTCCCTCTCTTGAACCTCTGTATGCAGCAAGATGCCACCGGACGGAAGCAGAGCGCCGCACTATCGGCGTTGACTTCGATTATCACCGCGCACACGGACACAGTGGAGACGTACCTTCTGCTGTTGCAATGCGGATATCAGTGCCACGCGGCGGCAATTGACGACGTCTCCAGTGGTGTAATCGCGTTtggaaaagaaaaggtaGGTACCGAGAATGGAGGCAGCGAGCAGAGCCCCACTGAGATGCGGCGACCGACTCCACAGACGCCAGGTGACATTCTATCGCAGGCTCTCCTCTACTCAGTCGATTGCGATGCAGGAGAGACGCAGGACTTGTTCTTGACATCGGCTTCGAGAACGACCACGGCGGACAAGATAGACGTAGCACCCTGTGACGCGCATGGCGGTACTCAACGCCGCAAGACAGCACAGTTGCAGACGGCGCTTCTGACGCTCACAGATCGGTGGGTCCAGGCTGCAGCGCGGAGTTGGACATACGTGCGCcattccctccctcttctccagtATCTGAAACACCAAGCGAACTGCACCGCGACTGACGGCGCAGATCATGGCAGCGACTCTGATGCCCCTGCGGTGGAGCGACTCCAGTGGACGACGAAGTACACGCTGCGGCTTACCGCAACGCTCACTGGCCTCGTGGACGGTGGACTCTCCGCAACGGGCCAGGATCGACTCCACCTGGTGCATCTTCGTGCCATCTGGGACACGTTCTTTGCCCGTGCTTCGGCGACGGAAGGGCCGCCAGGTGACGAGTGGTCATGCATTATCGACGGCACAGGAGGCGTCCACAGCAGGGACGCAGAATCGTTGCCATGCCTGCACgcagcgttgctgccgctcttgagCTTACGTAGTTGTGCACCGAGCACGTTCGCCGTTGCAGACGCGACCTTCGTGGAGGATGCGGTAGCGTCACCAGAGGAgggcggcgatgacgatgacggtGCCAATGTGGTGCGCCGACTATGGTGCGTCCTCTGGCGCGGCGCCACGAACGGGTCGACATCGGGGGCCACATTTCTTGCCACCCACCCGGAAATTCAGCGGGtcgtgctggaggtgctgtgcCGGTTCCCTGCAAGCCTCTTCTTTCACGCATGGTCGCAGTGGATAACGGCGCAAGCAAAAtatgttgctgctgccaatGCTTCTATCTCACCAGACGACGAGCTGTCGACTCCACGGCTGTTTGCGTATCGGGTGTACCTCTTCGGCGTGTCATCGTACCTTGCCGCCGCGAGTGTGCAGGCAGCGCCACGGCAAAGCGACTTGTCGGTATCTACTGTGGGGACTCTCTCAACAGAGCACGGTGGCTGTCAGGCCAGCGACTTGCAAGTTGTCCTGGGGCACTGTGCCACGCTGGAACGACTGGTGAATGTCACGTTGCCCCGGTGGCTgatggaagaggaagaaaacatATCTGTTGCTTTCTCAtcggcgcagcaggtggaCTCCGTCGGAGTGGCCGGTGGAGTGGTACCACGGAAAGGGATTCTCCAGGGCTCGAGCGAAAAGGCGGAGGCAAtgaggcagcggctgtgtgtcgctgctgtcgatgctgctgctgttatCGGCGTAACCAGGCTAATTCAGCCCGACGTTTTCACAACTTCATCTTCACCACCGACTCCTGGCGATGGGAGCGTCTCAACACTTCACATCTTGTGCACCCGTCTGCTTGAGGCGCCACTGAGAGGGTTAGCCAAGGTGTACAGAGAACCCGAGAATTGCAAGACCTCGAAAGAGCTGCCAAGGCACGACGGCGTCGTCAGCGAAGCGGACTGGCCCCTGCAGCTGACCCGATTTCAGCTAGGCCTCCGCATTCACCAGCGCATGCTCCATGCCATTTCTCTTCACCCTGCCGACGCGAAGGGTTTGCTGTTGTGCTGGTTTCGAGGTTTCCTTCGCCCATTTGTGGAGGTGTCGAACGCTGCATGCAGAAGCGTGGTGGGGAGAGAACTGCACGAGTGCTCTGCAGCCGTAGATGCATGCAGTGTCATTTTTCAAGCTGTTCTGCTGTCATGCAAGATCAACGATGCTACTTCCCCCGCTTTGACCAACTCGGTAGAGGACAAGTCGACGTCTTcgtcgcctctcctcctccggcttgcgtgggaggagagggaggcgcttGTGAGCTTCTCCCTTGGTTGTGTGCGGTTTACCGcgtcggcagcagtgcaaaCAGTTGGTGTCCGCCTCCTTTCTGCCATCCTTGTTGCTGCACCCGAGCTCTTCTTGAGCATGGAGGCACTGagtacacagacacgcacgtcaACGCCTCCCATTGGTATTTGCCCTTCCGCCTTCCCCTGGGGCGCGTCCGCAGACGCGCAGTGGCCTCTGAGCTCCGCTGCATCTGCGCTGCAGTCCATTGCCCTCATGCACGCTGACCGCCCCACCCGTGTTCTGGCCGATGAGGTGTTGCGAATGCTAGAGAAAGCGGCAACTGCAAGCAGCACTTAG